A stretch of Pseudomonas sp. LS.1a DNA encodes these proteins:
- the rsmG gene encoding 16S rRNA (guanine(527)-N(7))-methyltransferase RsmG, whose translation MSSLVTPQHAEELSTGARQLGVELSAEHHEKLLGYLALLIKWNKAYNLTAVRDPDEMVSRHLLDSLSVMPFIHSERDNWLDVGSGGGMPGIPLAILHPHKRVTVLDANGKKTRFLTQVKMELKLDNLTVIHSRVEAFQPAQPFSGIISRAFSSMENFTNWTRHLGDTGTQWLAMKGLHPADELVALPADFTVESEQALTVPGCQGQRHLLILRRKA comes from the coding sequence TTGAGTTCCCTGGTCACCCCGCAACACGCTGAAGAGTTGTCCACAGGTGCGCGCCAGCTCGGTGTCGAGCTGAGCGCCGAGCATCACGAAAAGCTGCTCGGCTATCTGGCCCTGTTGATCAAATGGAACAAAGCCTACAACCTCACCGCCGTGCGCGACCCTGACGAGATGGTGTCGCGCCACCTGCTCGACAGCCTCAGTGTCATGCCGTTTATCCACAGCGAGCGTGACAACTGGCTGGATGTCGGCAGTGGCGGTGGCATGCCCGGTATCCCGTTGGCTATCCTGCATCCGCACAAGCGCGTGACAGTGCTGGACGCCAATGGCAAGAAGACCCGCTTCCTGACCCAGGTGAAAATGGAGCTCAAGCTGGACAACCTCACGGTTATCCACAGCCGGGTCGAAGCCTTCCAGCCGGCACAACCGTTCAGCGGAATCATCTCTCGCGCCTTCAGCAGCATGGAGAACTTCACCAACTGGACCCGCCACCTGGGCGACACCGGGACGCAATGGCTTGCAATGAAGGGGCTGCATCCTGCCGATGAACTGGTAGCATTGCCCGCAGACTTCACAGTGGAAAGCGAG
- the mnmE gene encoding tRNA uridine-5-carboxymethylaminomethyl(34) synthesis GTPase MnmE produces MNTVRETIAAIATAQGRGGVGIVRLSGPLAAQAGQLITGRTLTPRHAHYGPFRDEEGLVLDEGIALFFPGPNSFTGEDVLELQGHGGPVVLDMLLQRCVQVGCRLARPGEFSERAFLNDKLDLAQAEAIADLIEASSSQAARNALRSLQGEFSKRVHFLTEALIALRIYVEAAIDFPEEEIDFLADGHVLAMLDTVRGDLSRVQREAGQGALLRDGMTVVIAGRPNAGKSSLLNQLAGREAAIVTDIAGTTRDILREHIHIDGMPLHVVDTAGLRDTDDHVEKIGVERALKAIGEADRVLLVVDSTAPEASDPFALWPEFLDQRPDPGKVTLIRNKADLSGERVALEQCDDGHVTITLSAKGDDAGLQLLRDHLKACMGYEQTAESGFSARRRHLDALRQASEHLEHGRAQLTLAGAGELLAEDLRQAQQALGEITGAFSSDDLLGRIFSSFCIGK; encoded by the coding sequence GGCTGCCCAGGCCGGCCAGTTGATCACCGGCCGTACGCTTACCCCGCGCCACGCCCATTACGGCCCGTTCCGCGACGAGGAAGGGCTGGTGCTGGACGAAGGGATTGCGCTGTTCTTCCCCGGGCCGAACTCGTTCACCGGCGAGGACGTGCTGGAACTGCAGGGCCACGGTGGCCCGGTGGTGCTGGATATGCTGCTGCAGCGCTGTGTACAAGTGGGTTGCCGGCTGGCCCGCCCGGGGGAGTTCAGCGAGCGTGCGTTCCTCAACGACAAACTCGACCTGGCCCAGGCTGAAGCCATTGCCGACCTGATCGAGGCCAGTTCCAGCCAGGCCGCGCGCAATGCCCTGCGTTCGCTACAGGGGGAGTTCTCCAAGCGCGTGCATTTCCTGACCGAGGCGTTGATTGCGCTGCGCATCTACGTCGAGGCGGCGATCGACTTCCCTGAGGAGGAAATCGACTTCCTCGCCGATGGCCACGTGCTGGCGATGCTCGATACAGTGCGGGGAGATTTGTCCAGAGTACAGCGTGAAGCCGGGCAGGGGGCCTTGCTGCGTGATGGCATGACCGTGGTCATCGCCGGCCGGCCGAATGCAGGCAAGTCGAGCCTGCTGAACCAGCTGGCCGGGCGGGAAGCAGCCATCGTCACCGATATTGCCGGTACCACCCGGGACATCCTGCGCGAACATATCCACATCGACGGCATGCCGCTGCACGTGGTCGATACTGCCGGCCTGCGCGATACCGATGACCATGTGGAAAAGATCGGCGTGGAACGCGCGCTGAAGGCCATTGGCGAGGCAGACCGCGTGCTGTTGGTGGTGGACTCCACCGCGCCCGAGGCCAGCGACCCGTTTGCCCTGTGGCCGGAATTTCTCGACCAGCGGCCGGACCCGGGCAAGGTCACGCTGATTCGCAACAAGGCCGACCTGAGTGGTGAGCGGGTCGCGCTGGAACAGTGTGATGACGGCCATGTGACGATCACTCTCAGCGCCAAAGGGGATGACGCAGGGCTGCAGCTGCTGCGCGACCACCTGAAGGCCTGCATGGGTTATGAACAGACCGCTGAGAGTGGTTTCAGCGCCCGCCGGCGCCATCTGGATGCCCTGCGCCAGGCCAGCGAGCACCTGGAGCACGGCCGTGCACAACTGACCCTGGCTGGTGCGGGTGAACTGTTGGCGGAAGACCTGCGCCAGGCGCAGCAGGCCCTGGGGGAGATTACCGGGGCATTCAGCTCGGATGACCTGCTGGGGCGGATTTTCTCCAGCTTCTGCATCGGCAAGTAA
- the mnmG gene encoding tRNA uridine-5-carboxymethylaminomethyl(34) synthesis enzyme MnmG yields the protein MDFPSRFEVIVIGGGHAGTEAALASARMGVKTLLLTHNVETLGHMSCNPAIGGIGKSHLVKEIDALGGAMALATDKSGIQFRVLNNRKGPAVRATRAQADRAIYKAVVREILENQPNLWIFQQSCDDLIVEQDQVKGVVTQMGLRFFAESVVLTTGTFLGGLIHIGLQNHSGGRAGDPPSIALAHRMRELPLRVGRLKTGTPPRIDGRSVDFSVMTEQPGDTPIPVMSFMGNAQMHPRQVSCWITHTNARTHEIIASNLDRSPMYSGVIEGVGPRYCPSIEDKIHRFADKESHQVFIEPEGLTTHELYPNGISTSLPFDVQLELVRSIRGMENAHIVRPGYAIEYDYFDPRDLKYSLETKVIGGLFFAGQINGTTGYEEAGAQGLLAGTNAALRAQGRDSWCPRRDEAYIGVLVDDLITLGTQEPYRMFTSRAEYRLILREDNADLRLTEKGRELGLVDDQRWAAFCAKRDGIEREEQRLKSTWVRPNTEQGQAIVDKFGTPLSHEYSLLNLLARPEIDYAGLIEATGGEAIDPQVAEQVEIRTKYAGYIDRQQDEIARLRASEDTRLPVDIDYSTISGLSKEIQGKLGQTRPETLGQASRIPGVTPAAISLLLIHLKKRGAGRELEQSA from the coding sequence GTGGATTTCCCTTCCCGTTTTGAAGTGATCGTCATCGGCGGCGGCCATGCCGGTACCGAGGCTGCGCTTGCGTCTGCACGCATGGGTGTGAAAACCCTGCTGCTGACCCATAACGTGGAAACCCTCGGTCACATGAGCTGCAACCCCGCCATCGGCGGTATTGGCAAAAGCCATCTGGTCAAAGAGATCGATGCCCTCGGCGGCGCCATGGCGCTGGCCACCGACAAGAGCGGCATCCAGTTCCGCGTTCTGAACAACCGCAAGGGCCCGGCCGTACGCGCCACCCGTGCACAGGCCGACCGCGCCATCTACAAGGCCGTGGTCCGTGAAATCCTGGAAAACCAGCCGAACCTGTGGATATTCCAGCAGTCCTGCGACGACCTGATCGTCGAGCAGGACCAGGTCAAAGGCGTGGTAACCCAGATGGGCCTGCGTTTCTTCGCCGAATCGGTGGTTCTGACCACCGGTACCTTCCTCGGCGGGCTTATCCACATTGGTCTGCAAAACCATTCCGGTGGTCGCGCCGGTGATCCACCTTCGATCGCCCTGGCCCACCGCATGCGTGAACTGCCGCTGCGCGTCGGCCGCCTGAAAACCGGTACCCCGCCACGCATCGACGGCCGTTCGGTGGACTTCTCGGTGATGACCGAGCAGCCAGGTGATACGCCTATCCCGGTCATGTCGTTCATGGGCAATGCCCAGATGCACCCGCGCCAGGTAAGCTGCTGGATTACCCACACCAACGCGCGCACCCACGAGATCATTGCCTCGAACCTCGACCGTTCGCCGATGTACTCGGGTGTGATCGAAGGTGTCGGCCCGCGCTACTGCCCGTCGATCGAAGACAAGATCCACCGCTTCGCCGACAAGGAAAGCCACCAGGTGTTCATCGAGCCGGAAGGCCTGACCACCCATGAGCTGTACCCCAACGGTATTTCCACTTCGCTGCCGTTCGACGTGCAGCTGGAACTGGTGCGTTCGATCCGCGGCATGGAAAATGCCCACATCGTGCGCCCGGGCTATGCCATCGAATACGACTATTTCGACCCGCGCGACCTCAAGTACAGCCTCGAAACCAAAGTCATCGGTGGACTGTTCTTCGCCGGCCAGATCAACGGCACCACCGGTTACGAAGAAGCCGGCGCCCAGGGCTTGCTGGCCGGGACCAACGCTGCCCTGCGGGCGCAGGGCCGTGACAGCTGGTGCCCGCGCCGCGACGAGGCGTACATCGGCGTACTGGTCGACGACCTGATTACCCTGGGTACCCAGGAGCCGTACCGCATGTTCACTTCGCGTGCCGAGTACCGCCTGATCCTGCGCGAAGACAACGCCGACCTGCGCCTGACCGAAAAGGGCCGCGAACTCGGCCTGGTCGACGACCAGCGCTGGGCCGCTTTCTGCGCCAAGCGCGACGGCATCGAGCGCGAGGAACAGCGCCTGAAGTCGACCTGGGTACGCCCGAACACCGAGCAAGGCCAGGCCATTGTGGATAAGTTCGGCACCCCGCTCAGCCACGAGTACAGCCTGCTCAACCTGCTGGCACGTCCGGAAATCGACTACGCCGGGCTGATCGAGGCAACCGGCGGCGAAGCGATCGATCCACAGGTCGCCGAGCAGGTCGAGATCCGCACCAAGTACGCCGGTTACATCGACCGCCAGCAGGATGAAATCGCCCGCCTGCGTGCCAGCGAAGACACCCGTCTGCCTGTGGATATCGATTACTCGACGATTTCCGGCCTGTCCAAGGAAATCCAGGGCAAGCTGGGCCAGACCCGTCCGGAAACCCTGGGTCAGGCTTCGCGCATCCCGGGCGTGACCCCGGCGGCGATTTCCCTGTTGCTGATTCACTTGAAAAAACGCGGCGCTGGCCGCGAATTGGAGCAAAGCGCTTGA